The DNA segment TCATTTTTGAACTATATTAATATGGAGAATCACCTTTTGTTATTTTTGGTaccagttaaaataaaataagtaataatagcataataattaattcattggTATTGGTAGTGTTAACATAACGACTGAAACGGATTTTACGGcaattattatttgatttatattaatatttacattctACCATTAcactttttaataaagaaaaatatctaATAAAGAAATCGAAACTTCAGAATGTACAAATTACACAgataagcaataaaaattaaatatttttagatcgTAGCTTTCGGCGCACTCCTGGCTGCGGCCAACGCCGGCCTCCTCGGCCATGGCCACGCTGTGTCTTCCCAAAGCATCGTCCGTCACGACGAGGGTCATTATGCCCCAGCTCACTATGCCGCCCCGGCTCACTACGCCTCGGCTCACTACGCCGCTCCCGTAGTCCACGCCGCCCCTATCGCGCACTACGCCCCTGTTGCTCACTACGATCATCATGACGAATACGTAAGTTTTGAAGTCGTTTGGATGCTATTTATTCACATAGAAGACGCTTTTTAACGGCGACGAATTTAATAATTGCGATATATTCCAGGCTCATCCCAAATACGACTACGCGTACTCCGTAGCTGACCCGCACACCGGCGACCACAAGTCGCAGCACGAGTCCCGTGACGGCGACGCCGTGCACGGCTTCTACGAGCTGGTGCAGCCCGATGGCTCCGTGCGCAAGGTCGAGTACACCGCCGATGACCACAATGGGTaagacaatatttattaaatattgtacgGTCTTAGGTCACTGAGAgaagtaaaagaaaaataaagaacacttaatatacctatttacatACCTACGTGTCTAACTAACTTAAGGTCAATGCGACCAACTGAGGTTGTCATACGGGAAATTCCGTTTACGAGcgtatatttttatcaattgtTATCTACAGAAcaccagggtgcctagccaagtcAATTGCTTGTGttacgataacgaaacgctttatgtctctctatcactcttccatatttgtAGTTGCATTTAGTACGcaacggagcgtaaacgattgccATGTTGGTTACGCACCCAGTTGCTTTAGACTGCTAAATTATTAGATACTTCGCGTTTTAAAAAAATCGCCCTCGTCTACAGAATTTGACCGCGTTGACCTTGGTTATCCCAGCGCTTGTTCAACTATGTATGAAAATTAACCTGACAAACACTGACGTAtagcatatttttaaaatgctGCTATTTTCCAGTTTCAACGCTGTGGTTCACAACTCAGCCCCCTCTATCCACGCCGCTCCCGCCCACGATTATCACCACTATTAAATTACATTGAGGAATGACTGCCTTATGTTATTTGTTTGGACGCTATTTATATGTTGGTATGTGTGTGAAAAActtgtaaataaagtattatttaattatattattgtatgattacatgaaaaaaatattaatcgcTTCTCATTATATGGTTATCCCATCCCAGcatattatattaagtacaaaacCTAGGTATTTGTTGAGCAAAGGCCAACTATGGTGAAGCCAACGAAGAAGTAAAGGGTCATGACTGTCATGAGGTTCATATGTATATTCGTATATCAAACTCGTAAAGCACTAAACGGCTGAAACGATTTGGTGATAAATGTGTATGCGATTATTCGTAAGaacacaaaatagaaaattatacaaaacagaaacataaaaaagagaaagtgccacgaaatggtctcatctcagcatgttgctggcgactgacagcgctgatcttccgatgagaccatccggTGATTCAATCATGACATGATGACAGgtaacaaataattaatatactaCATACAAAAGACAAACATAGCAATATgttaaaatacattacaataactATAATTATGGTTGAATTGTTATATCGGGCCAAACTCATTACGCCTGAGATTACAACTACTCGCATCCAAGccataattgttataaaaaaaaaacaactagcGCCATACGGCAGCTACGCGAACTAATCTAAAATGACAAAGAGATAGGTCGATTTCATAAggacaaaataaatacttgatcgatcttaaattaaaataaaatcagtctTACAGATTTGACTTCATGCATGTAAAAAACCGAGCAAGTGCGattcggactcgcgcacgaagggttccgtaccattatttataaaaacggccaaaaaattatgtttgttgtatgggagccccccttaaatatttattttattctgtttttagtattttttgttatagcggcaacagaaatacatctactgtgaaatttcaactgtctagctatcacggttcatgagatacagcctggtgacagacggacggacggacggacggacggacagcgaagtctcagtaatagggtcccgtttgacccgttgggtacggaaccctaaaaatggtgcaaggagaTAGAAAGGTGATATTTATTAGAACTATCGAAAACAACTGAAAAACTTGAATCAATACAGATAAAacacacaaatatatgtattaatatacTACTACATAGTtcatacatattcaataatatgtacctaatgtATAATGATGGACGCTACTCGAACTCTTGTTTCAGCAGATACTTATTGCTTGAAAGCTAACTTCCTCGGGCTTGTCTTATACTGAGAGGGAACGAATTCCAAAGACGACTCGCCTGGACAGCAAAGGGGTTAGACATAAACCCAGTGCGATGAGCAGGAATTGAGAGTTTGTGAACACAAGATGTACGCAGCTCACAACCGGGACGAGGGGTGTCAAACAGGAACTTAATTTTTAGATATCCAGGAGCAGAAAGCTGAAACAAGATTGAAAATAGGGTACAAAGTATTCGAAGCGATCTACAGGGGATGGAGAGCCAGTTGAGCTGGGGGCGGTAAAAGGTAATACGATCGTATTTACGCAAGCCAAAGATAAACCGTATGCTGTTATTGTAACATTCATTGTGCACTCATCA comes from the Cydia pomonella isolate Wapato2018A unplaced genomic scaffold, ilCydPomo1 PGA_scaffold_202, whole genome shotgun sequence genome and includes:
- the LOC133533728 gene encoding cuticle protein 7-like, translating into MFSKIVAFGALLAAANAGLLGHGHAVSSQSIVRHDEGHYAPAHYAAPAHYASAHYAAPVVHAAPIAHYAPVAHYDHHDEYAHPKYDYAYSVADPHTGDHKSQHESRDGDAVHGFYELVQPDGSVRKVEYTADDHNGFNAVVHNSAPSIHAAPAHDYHHY